A genome region from Bacillaceae bacterium IKA-2 includes the following:
- a CDS encoding F0F1 ATP synthase subunit epsilon, translated as MKTMNVSVVTPDGKVFDGDVEMVTVKTTEGGLGILPNHIPLVTPLTIGTVRIKKGSEITLVAITGGIMEVRGDQVSILAESAELPSEIDITRARAAKERAERRIQQAKQDETDFKRAEAALKRAINRLKVTEKR; from the coding sequence ATGAAGACAATGAATGTCAGTGTTGTAACCCCTGATGGTAAAGTATTCGATGGAGACGTTGAAATGGTAACTGTGAAAACAACAGAAGGTGGACTGGGGATTTTACCAAACCACATCCCGCTAGTGACGCCCTTAACCATTGGAACGGTTCGAATTAAAAAAGGTTCTGAGATAACACTTGTTGCAATCACTGGTGGCATAATGGAAGTTCGTGGTGACCAAGTAAGTATCCTTGCAGAATCAGCTGAATTACCATCAGAAATCGACATTACTCGCGCCCGCGCTGCAAAAGAACGTGCCGAACGTCGCATACAACAAGCAAAACAAGATGAAACCGACTTCAAGCGTGCAGAAGCCGCCCTCAAACGTGCCATCAATCGCTTGAAAGTTACCGAAAAAAGATAG